The Pedobacter roseus genome contains a region encoding:
- a CDS encoding exodeoxyribonuclease III, with protein sequence MKIISYNVNGIRAASTKNFFGWLQATDADMVCLQEVKALPSQIPEIIALIEQLGYHHYWFPAEKKGYSGVAILSKIKPNHVEFGCGEGWIDKEGRILRADFDNFSLMSLYMPSGSSGDERQVKKYEFMRFFDVYIGELRKEIPNLIVSGDYNICHTAIDIHNPKSNANSSGFLPEEREWMQLFLDNGFIDTFRHFNKDPHHYTWWSYRAGSRGKNLGWRIDYHLVTRPMESRLKNVRILPDAIHSDHCPVLLEIE encoded by the coding sequence ATGAAGATTATTTCCTATAACGTAAACGGGATTAGGGCGGCAAGTACCAAAAACTTTTTTGGCTGGTTACAAGCTACAGATGCTGATATGGTCTGTTTGCAGGAAGTAAAGGCGCTGCCTTCGCAAATCCCTGAAATTATTGCACTGATTGAGCAGTTGGGTTACCACCATTATTGGTTCCCGGCAGAGAAAAAAGGATATAGCGGGGTAGCCATCTTATCAAAAATTAAACCCAATCATGTAGAATTTGGCTGTGGTGAAGGATGGATCGATAAAGAGGGAAGGATTTTAAGGGCCGATTTTGATAATTTTTCCTTAATGAGCTTATATATGCCATCCGGATCGAGTGGAGATGAAAGGCAGGTGAAAAAATACGAATTTATGCGGTTTTTTGATGTGTATATCGGCGAATTGCGTAAAGAGATCCCAAATTTGATAGTAAGCGGTGATTATAACATCTGCCACACCGCTATTGACATTCATAATCCAAAATCAAATGCCAATTCATCAGGGTTTTTACCTGAGGAAAGGGAGTGGATGCAGTTATTTTTGGACAATGGTTTCATTGATACTTTCCGTCATTTTAATAAAGACCCACATCATTATACCTGGTGGAGCTACCGTGCAGGATCGAGGGGAAAGAACCTGGGCTGGCGTATCGATTACCACCTGGTTACAAGACCAATGGAAAGCCGCTTAAAAAATGTAAGGATTTTACCCGATGCCATACATTCAGATCATTGCCCGGTTCTATTGGAAATCGAATAG
- the ygiD gene encoding 4,5-DOPA-extradiol-dioxygenase has translation MSALSQFRNFTQRLPQTDLMPTLFIGHGSPMNGIENNEFSDSWIDLAKQIPVPKAVLVVSAHWYTHGTFVTAMDFPSTIHDFGGFPQALFDVQYPAPGDPKLAAEIPGLIHSTPVGLDHDWGLDHGTWTVVRHMYPNADIPVLQLSIDYTKSPAQHYEIAKEIYALRKKGVLVIGSGNMVHNLRMLSWEMINGGGYDWAIEMNDKFKNLIANGDYQPLINYRNLGSDAMLAIPTPEHYLPLIYTLGMKNDKEEVSFFNDKAVGGSLTMTSVLVG, from the coding sequence ATGTCTGCACTATCCCAATTCAGAAACTTTACTCAACGCTTGCCTCAAACGGATCTAATGCCAACGCTTTTTATTGGCCATGGCTCACCTATGAACGGGATTGAAAATAATGAGTTTAGTGATAGTTGGATAGATTTGGCAAAACAGATCCCTGTTCCAAAAGCTGTTTTGGTGGTATCGGCACATTGGTATACCCACGGTACTTTTGTAACTGCAATGGATTTTCCAAGTACCATCCACGATTTTGGTGGTTTTCCACAGGCACTTTTCGATGTTCAATATCCTGCTCCGGGCGATCCGAAGCTGGCGGCAGAAATACCTGGCTTAATCCACTCAACCCCTGTTGGTTTAGACCACGATTGGGGCCTGGATCATGGCACATGGACAGTGGTAAGGCACATGTATCCAAATGCGGATATTCCTGTTTTGCAATTGAGTATCGATTATACCAAATCACCGGCGCAACATTATGAAATTGCCAAAGAAATTTATGCGCTCCGTAAAAAAGGCGTGCTGGTTATCGGCAGTGGCAATATGGTGCATAACCTGCGTATGCTAAGCTGGGAAATGATTAACGGTGGCGGTTACGATTGGGCAATTGAAATGAACGATAAATTCAAAAATTTAATTGCTAACGGCGATTATCAACCTTTAATCAATTACCGCAACCTTGGCAGCGATGCCATGCTGGCCATTCCTACTCCAGAACATTATTTGCCCCTTATTTACACCCTTGGAATGAAAAACGATAAGGAAGAGGTTTCGTTCTTTAATGATAAAGCCGTGGGCGGTTCGTTAACGATGACTTCGGTTTTGGTGGGGTAA
- a CDS encoding helix-turn-helix domain-containing protein, with the protein MNLHIKNMVCNRCKMVVKAELEKLGFKPLLVELGEVTLAENITTEDKIKIREQLTHFGFELLEDKKNKIAEQTKAAIINLVHYTKEPLKINLSAYLSEQLKQEYTSLSGIFSEVENQTIEKYFIAQKIEKAKEMLTYGELTLSEIAYQLNYSSVAHLSAQFKKVTGITPSVYKAASADSRKTLDEV; encoded by the coding sequence ATGAACCTGCATATCAAAAATATGGTATGCAACCGTTGTAAAATGGTGGTTAAGGCCGAGCTGGAAAAGCTTGGCTTTAAACCGCTATTGGTTGAGCTTGGCGAAGTTACCCTAGCTGAAAATATTACAACAGAGGATAAAATTAAAATTAGGGAGCAACTGACCCATTTTGGTTTCGAACTGTTAGAGGATAAAAAAAACAAGATTGCAGAACAGACTAAAGCTGCCATCATTAACCTGGTACATTATACAAAAGAACCTTTAAAAATCAATCTTTCTGCCTACCTCAGCGAGCAGTTAAAACAGGAGTATACGAGTTTAAGCGGCATTTTTTCTGAGGTCGAGAATCAGACAATTGAGAAATATTTCATTGCACAGAAAATAGAAAAAGCAAAAGAAATGCTCACTTATGGCGAACTCACACTAAGCGAAATTGCCTATCAATTGAATTACAGCAGTGTAGCTCACCTATCGGCACAATTTAAAAAAGTGACTGGCATTACGCCTTCGGTTTATAAAGCAGCTTCGGCAGATAGCAGGAAAACGCTGGATGAGGTGTGA
- a CDS encoding 5-formyltetrahydrofolate cyclo-ligase, with protein sequence MLKAEIRKQALKDRLQLNDSMYHALNESLLKQFKTFDFSQIKTLHVFLPITEKKEPDTFLLIGWLSKTHPEIKIIVPKADFETALMTHHEYLGKEDLQKNLYNILEPQKGNLHQGKIDMVIIPLLAFDKQGYRVGYGKGFYDRFLRDINAQKIGLSLHPAIEKIDDVNEHDIKLDFCITPTEIIKF encoded by the coding sequence ATGCTAAAAGCCGAAATCAGAAAACAAGCGTTAAAAGACAGGTTGCAACTAAACGACTCCATGTATCATGCGTTAAACGAATCGCTCTTAAAACAGTTTAAAACATTCGATTTTAGCCAAATTAAAACGCTGCATGTCTTTTTACCCATTACAGAAAAAAAAGAGCCGGATACTTTTTTATTGATCGGCTGGCTGAGCAAAACTCATCCCGAAATTAAAATCATTGTGCCTAAGGCCGATTTCGAAACGGCGTTGATGACCCACCACGAATACCTGGGCAAGGAAGACCTGCAAAAAAACCTCTACAACATTTTGGAGCCACAAAAAGGAAACCTGCACCAAGGCAAAATAGACATGGTCATTATTCCGCTATTAGCCTTTGATAAACAGGGTTACCGCGTTGGTTATGGCAAAGGTTTTTATGATCGTTTTCTCCGGGATATAAATGCTCAGAAAATAGGTTTATCTTTGCATCCTGCAATTGAAAAAATCGATGATGTAAATGAACACGACATCAAATTAGATTTTTGCATAACACCAACAGAAATTATAAAATTTTAA
- a CDS encoding heavy-metal-associated domain-containing protein gives MTHTYQLTGMTCGGCENKVKSNLLVLPDVTSVEVSKDTNSATISMDKHIGLDSLQQALGGNDSKYQISAVHHNETLEEAKSWAETYKPILLIFGYVTAISLVVSWQDNAINFMVFMRIFMAGFFLTFSFFKMLNLKAFAESYAMYDIVAKKFSAWGYIYAFIELGLGLSFALNLSPVIVNWVTLIVMTISILGVLESVLNKKKIQCACLGAVFNLPMSTVTIVEDAIMIAMSAAMLILM, from the coding sequence ATGACACATACTTATCAACTCACGGGCATGACCTGTGGCGGTTGCGAAAATAAAGTTAAAAGTAACCTGCTTGTTTTACCAGATGTAACCTCAGTTGAGGTCTCAAAGGACACGAATAGCGCTACCATTAGTATGGATAAGCACATCGGTTTAGATAGCTTGCAACAAGCTCTGGGCGGTAACGACAGTAAATATCAAATTTCGGCTGTGCATCACAATGAAACGCTTGAAGAAGCAAAATCGTGGGCCGAAACATACAAACCCATTCTGTTGATATTCGGATATGTAACCGCAATATCGTTAGTGGTTTCGTGGCAAGATAATGCCATCAACTTTATGGTCTTTATGCGCATTTTTATGGCGGGTTTCTTCCTGACCTTTTCTTTCTTTAAAATGCTCAACTTAAAAGCCTTTGCGGAGAGTTATGCCATGTACGATATCGTGGCTAAAAAATTCAGCGCATGGGGTTATATCTATGCTTTTATCGAATTAGGTTTAGGCTTATCCTTTGCATTAAACCTATCGCCTGTTATTGTGAATTGGGTCACCCTCATCGTAATGACTATCAGTATCCTTGGTGTTTTGGAAAGCGTTTTAAACAAAAAGAAAATTCAATGTGCTTGCCTGGGTGCGGTGTTTAACTTACCCATGAGTACCGTAACAATTGTTGAAGATGCGATTATGATTGCCATGAGCGCAGCCATGTTGATTTTGATGTAG
- a CDS encoding type II toxin-antitoxin system RelE/ParE family toxin: MPNTYELSIFWTDEAKETFAAIFSFILDRFNERSAKKFLKQTNRILAIIKLQPEIFEASISDQFRKGKITNHTSVYYEIEDDQIRLLFFFDNRQEPLIT, from the coding sequence ATGCCAAATACTTATGAGTTGTCAATATTTTGGACAGACGAAGCAAAAGAAACATTTGCCGCAATTTTCTCTTTTATTTTGGATAGATTCAATGAACGATCAGCTAAAAAATTTTTAAAGCAAACAAACAGAATTCTCGCAATAATTAAATTACAGCCAGAAATTTTTGAAGCATCGATTTCAGATCAATTTAGAAAAGGAAAAATAACCAATCATACTTCTGTATATTATGAAATTGAAGATGATCAGATCCGACTGCTATTCTTTTTCGACAACAGGCAAGAACCTCTGATTACATAA
- the efp gene encoding elongation factor P has product MAKASEIKTGNILRINNELVTVDEWNHRTPGKGGAFYTGKFRNIKSGRIVEARMNTDEAVEICRVETSDYQYLYEEGDYLVVMDNNSYEQFNVEKALFGSAIKFLKEGMNIIVSMESDEAIMAQLPNFAEFEITYSEPAVKGDTSTNALKAATLENGVEVKVPMFVNQGDKIKIDTRTGDYVERVK; this is encoded by the coding sequence ATGGCAAAAGCATCAGAAATTAAAACAGGTAACATTCTTCGCATAAACAACGAACTGGTTACTGTTGACGAATGGAATCACCGTACGCCAGGAAAAGGTGGCGCATTTTATACGGGTAAATTCCGTAACATTAAATCGGGCAGAATTGTTGAGGCACGTATGAATACCGACGAGGCTGTTGAAATTTGTCGCGTAGAAACCAGCGATTACCAATATTTATACGAAGAAGGTGATTATTTGGTAGTAATGGACAATAATAGCTACGAGCAATTTAATGTGGAGAAAGCTTTATTTGGCTCTGCTATTAAATTCTTAAAAGAAGGCATGAACATCATCGTTTCAATGGAAAGTGATGAAGCCATTATGGCCCAGTTGCCAAACTTTGCAGAATTCGAAATCACATATTCGGAGCCAGCTGTTAAAGGCGATACTTCTACCAACGCTTTAAAAGCAGCAACATTAGAAAACGGTGTTGAGGTTAAAGTACCGATGTTCGTAAACCAGGGCGATAAAATTAAAATTGATACGCGTACCGGCGATTACGTTGAGCGTGTAAAATAA
- a CDS encoding HYC_CC_PP family protein — protein MKLKQKIALSLAVFYAVSVMGLALSLHFCGGKLENVKLFSNEVSCKFCKDIPAEKKDDGCCKNTQVTVKVKDSHHAEAQLQMPKLFSIQLFLHPPVLEFLSNISPKFFSKISNKAPPLSSRIALHIFNCIFRN, from the coding sequence ATGAAGTTAAAACAAAAAATAGCACTTTCTTTGGCTGTATTCTATGCAGTTAGTGTTATGGGTTTGGCTTTAAGTCTCCATTTTTGTGGAGGCAAACTAGAAAACGTTAAACTTTTTAGCAACGAGGTTTCATGCAAATTCTGCAAAGATATTCCTGCCGAAAAGAAAGATGATGGTTGTTGCAAAAATACTCAGGTAACGGTTAAAGTAAAAGATAGTCACCATGCAGAGGCTCAGTTACAGATGCCGAAACTGTTTTCTATTCAGCTTTTTCTTCATCCTCCGGTTTTAGAATTTCTAAGCAACATCAGCCCGAAGTTTTTTAGTAAAATTTCGAACAAAGCACCGCCATTATCCTCGCGGATTGCTTTGCATATTTTCAATTGCATTTTTAGGAATTAG
- a CDS encoding peptidylprolyl isomerase: MKKILLFLCAFSVLSAFAAKPKNQYVRIKTEYGECIVKLYNQTPLHRDNFLKLVKKGYYNDILFHRVIKDFMIQGGDPDSRNAKPDSLLGNGGPKYTIPAEFNDSLFHKKGVLAAAREGDDVNPAKASSGSQFYLVQGKVFTDQQLNSVEEKRLKFKIPEWQREVYKTIGGAPHLDRNYTVYGEIVVGLDMVDKIAALETDKNNRPKQDVKMEVTVLKRRAAKKLEKQLLQTTLKDKRVM; encoded by the coding sequence ATGAAGAAAATATTATTGTTCCTTTGCGCTTTTTCAGTCCTTTCTGCCTTTGCTGCAAAGCCTAAAAATCAATATGTACGTATTAAAACAGAATATGGGGAATGTATCGTTAAGCTGTACAATCAAACCCCATTACATCGTGATAACTTTTTGAAATTGGTTAAAAAAGGGTATTATAATGATATTTTATTCCACAGGGTGATTAAAGATTTTATGATCCAGGGCGGCGATCCGGATTCGAGAAATGCCAAACCAGATTCATTGTTGGGTAATGGCGGACCAAAATATACGATCCCGGCAGAATTTAATGATAGTTTGTTTCATAAAAAAGGCGTTTTAGCGGCTGCACGCGAAGGTGATGATGTTAATCCGGCAAAAGCATCAAGCGGTAGTCAGTTTTACCTGGTTCAGGGCAAGGTTTTTACCGATCAGCAGTTAAACAGTGTAGAAGAGAAACGCTTAAAATTTAAAATCCCTGAATGGCAGCGTGAGGTTTATAAAACAATAGGGGGCGCCCCACATTTAGACCGTAATTATACGGTTTATGGCGAAATTGTGGTTGGCTTGGATATGGTAGATAAAATTGCCGCTCTGGAAACCGATAAAAACAACCGACCAAAACAGGATGTGAAAATGGAAGTTACCGTTCTAAAAAGAAGAGCCGCGAAAAAACTGGAGAAACAGCTATTGCAGACTACACTAAAAGATAAGAGGGTTATGTAA
- the efp gene encoding elongation factor P, with protein MAKASEVKSGNVLRFNGELVSVEEYIHRTPGNLRAFYQARMRNVKTGKIVEYRFRTDEEVTICRVETSDYQYLYEDGDYLVVMDNETFEQYNIPKLLFGSSIKFLKEGMNVTIAFESDEPIVASLPNSVELEITYSEPAVKGDTSTSALKYATLETGAEIRVPLFINQGERVKIDTKTGEYMERVK; from the coding sequence ATGGCAAAAGCATCAGAAGTAAAAAGCGGAAATGTTCTTCGTTTTAACGGAGAGTTGGTAAGTGTAGAAGAGTATATCCACCGTACCCCTGGAAATCTAAGGGCATTCTATCAGGCCCGTATGCGCAATGTAAAAACAGGAAAAATTGTAGAGTACCGTTTCCGTACCGATGAAGAGGTGACCATTTGTCGCGTGGAAACCAGCGACTATCAATACCTTTACGAAGACGGCGATTATTTGGTGGTAATGGACAACGAAACTTTTGAGCAATACAACATCCCAAAACTACTTTTTGGCTCTTCTATTAAGTTTTTAAAAGAAGGTATGAATGTAACTATTGCTTTCGAGAGTGATGAACCGATTGTTGCCAGCCTTCCAAATAGTGTGGAGCTCGAAATTACTTACTCAGAACCCGCAGTAAAAGGCGATACTTCTACCAGTGCACTAAAGTATGCTACTTTAGAAACCGGTGCAGAGATCAGGGTGCCGTTGTTTATTAACCAGGGCGAGAGGGTTAAAATTGACACTAAAACGGGCGAATACATGGAGCGGGTAAAATAA
- a CDS encoding heavy-metal-associated domain-containing protein, with protein MKAIKILSIIMLFFAVNVSAQQISTADLQVTGLTCSMCSNATQKSLETLGFISNVKPDLNKNIFVLTFKKDANVNLDLVRKKVQDAGFSVGGLTANFNFNDVKVDDKGQAVVNGNVYRFVNVKGKTLSGTVKASVVDKDFISGSAFKKQATTANSDAYASGTGIVNGKKTRIYHLVLS; from the coding sequence ATGAAAGCAATAAAAATTCTCAGCATCATTATGCTATTTTTCGCCGTTAATGTATCGGCACAACAAATCTCTACAGCCGATTTACAAGTAACAGGCTTAACTTGTTCTATGTGCTCAAACGCAACACAAAAATCTTTAGAAACCCTCGGCTTTATCAGTAACGTTAAACCCGATTTAAATAAAAACATATTTGTTTTAACCTTTAAAAAAGACGCGAACGTTAATCTTGATCTGGTTCGTAAAAAAGTTCAGGATGCAGGTTTTTCAGTTGGCGGTTTAACGGCTAACTTTAATTTTAACGATGTTAAGGTAGACGATAAAGGTCAGGCTGTTGTTAACGGCAATGTGTACCGTTTTGTAAATGTAAAAGGTAAAACCCTTAGTGGAACTGTAAAGGCCAGCGTAGTGGATAAAGATTTCATATCTGGTTCTGCATTTAAAAAACAGGCCACAACTGCTAATTCTGATGCTTATGCAAGTGGCACAGGGATTGTAAACGGCAAAAAAACCCGTATTTATCATTTAGTTCTTTCGTAA
- a CDS encoding YceI family protein — translation MKKLFLFLIATSISVASFAQTSWKIDPMHSFVNFSVKHMGISFVDGSFKKFDGNVTASKPDLTDAKIAFTVDVNSITTGVDMRDGHLKTDDFFNAEKFPTMKFESTSFKKLSGNNYELSGKLTIRDVTKDVKFAVVYGGTAKDQQGNTKAGFGATTTINRLDYNIKYDPTGAGVAKDVAIKLNLEFVQGK, via the coding sequence ATGAAAAAATTATTTTTATTTCTGATCGCTACCTCAATCAGTGTGGCATCATTTGCGCAAACCAGCTGGAAGATAGATCCAATGCACTCGTTTGTTAACTTTTCGGTTAAACACATGGGCATTTCTTTTGTTGATGGTTCATTCAAAAAATTCGATGGGAACGTTACCGCTTCTAAGCCAGACTTAACTGATGCTAAAATTGCCTTTACCGTTGATGTAAACAGCATTACTACTGGTGTTGACATGAGAGATGGTCACTTAAAAACAGATGATTTCTTTAACGCTGAGAAATTTCCAACGATGAAATTCGAAAGCACTTCTTTCAAAAAATTAAGCGGTAACAATTATGAGTTAAGCGGTAAATTAACCATCCGCGATGTAACCAAAGATGTAAAATTTGCAGTTGTTTATGGCGGTACAGCTAAAGATCAACAAGGCAATACTAAAGCAGGTTTCGGCGCTACTACAACCATTAATCGTTTAGATTATAATATCAAATATGATCCAACTGGTGCAGGTGTTGCAAAAGATGTTGCGATCAAATTAAACCTGGAATTTGTTCAGGGAAAATAA
- the hutI gene encoding imidazolonepropionase — MLITNIKGLVGLHPKDKLVLRGTELDHLPVLENAWLLIEGGLIKDFGEMDSIPSHISNLPSQISAKGRYVLPSWCDSHTHIVFAASREEEFAMKIQGKTYEEIAAAGGGILNSANKLQKATEDELFESAAVRLKQMILQGTGAVEIKSGYGLTTQSEIKMLRVIRRLKDQFPIPIKVTFLAAHAFPAEFKNDHQGYIDLIINEMLPVIAAENLADYIDVFCEKGFFSVEETDQILNAGAKYGLKPKIHANQLSVSGAIEVAVKNNAISVDHLEESNEETIETLRNAGTIVTLLPSCSFYLGIPFADAKSFIKANLPVALATDFNPGSTPSGNMNFVVSLGCIKMKMFPEQAINAATLNGAAAMEISESYGSIAVGKKANLFITKPMPSIAYLPYSFGESQVDTVILNGEIYHG; from the coding sequence ATGCTAATCACAAACATAAAAGGCCTTGTAGGCCTGCACCCTAAAGATAAGTTAGTGTTACGCGGCACCGAACTCGATCATTTGCCTGTTCTTGAAAATGCCTGGCTTTTAATAGAAGGCGGCCTGATCAAAGATTTCGGTGAGATGGATTCTATCCCTTCCCACATCTCAAATCTCCCATCTCAAATCTCGGCTAAAGGCCGCTACGTTTTGCCTTCCTGGTGCGACAGCCATACCCATATTGTTTTTGCGGCCTCACGGGAAGAAGAGTTTGCGATGAAAATACAGGGAAAAACCTACGAAGAAATTGCCGCGGCAGGCGGAGGCATTTTAAATTCAGCAAATAAACTTCAAAAAGCAACAGAAGACGAACTGTTTGAAAGTGCTGCAGTTAGGTTAAAACAGATGATTCTTCAAGGAACAGGAGCGGTTGAAATAAAAAGCGGTTATGGCTTAACCACTCAAAGTGAAATCAAAATGCTCCGGGTAATCCGCAGGTTAAAAGATCAGTTTCCAATCCCTATCAAGGTAACTTTTCTGGCTGCACATGCCTTTCCGGCCGAATTTAAAAATGATCACCAAGGCTATATCGATTTGATTATCAATGAGATGTTGCCAGTCATTGCTGCGGAAAACCTGGCCGATTATATTGATGTTTTCTGCGAAAAAGGATTTTTCTCTGTAGAAGAAACCGATCAGATACTCAATGCGGGCGCAAAATACGGATTGAAACCAAAAATACATGCCAACCAGCTTTCTGTTTCGGGCGCTATTGAAGTGGCGGTTAAAAATAACGCCATTTCAGTTGATCATTTGGAAGAAAGTAACGAAGAAACCATCGAAACGTTAAGAAATGCCGGTACCATTGTAACATTGTTACCCTCTTGTTCGTTTTACTTAGGTATTCCATTTGCAGATGCTAAAAGCTTTATTAAAGCCAATTTGCCTGTGGCTTTGGCTACCGATTTTAATCCGGGATCAACACCTTCAGGGAATATGAATTTTGTGGTTTCGCTGGGCTGTATTAAAATGAAAATGTTTCCGGAGCAGGCCATCAACGCAGCTACTTTAAACGGTGCGGCAGCAATGGAGATCAGCGAAAGTTATGGAAGCATTGCCGTTGGAAAAAAAGCAAATTTATTTATCACAAAACCAATGCCCTCAATAGCCTATTTGCCGTACAGTTTTGGTGAAAGCCAGGTTGATACGGTGATTTTAAATGGTGAGATTTATCATGGATAA
- a CDS encoding formimidoylglutamase translates to MDNLKIYSRSDIEHLIIHRDGEIKLGERVNTYQHEAISIEGLTSNKSKFVLLGIPEDIGVRANAGIAGAASAWRTSLTAFLNIQSNHFLNGEEFLVLGHFEITEPEDSSIKGLRTKVAEIDDLVHPIIEKIVAAGKTPIVVGGGHNNAYGMIKGTSLAHKGPIDVLNVDAHADLRELEGRHSGNGFSYALKENYLNHYLMYGLHQNYNNEAILSQIENSPKLKAVFFDDILMGSDINSIISEIGPVAGLEIDLDCIQNVLSSAETPSGFEVNDIRKLILTHAKKFSYLHICEGATRMLDGRVSKLTSKLIAYLVSDFVKAHIS, encoded by the coding sequence ATGGATAACCTTAAAATATATTCGCGAAGCGACATTGAGCATTTAATTATTCATCGTGATGGCGAAATCAAGCTTGGCGAAAGGGTTAATACCTATCAACATGAAGCAATCTCGATAGAAGGGTTAACATCGAACAAATCAAAATTTGTATTGCTGGGTATTCCTGAAGATATTGGGGTAAGGGCAAATGCTGGTATTGCAGGTGCCGCATCGGCATGGCGCACAAGTTTAACCGCTTTTCTGAATATCCAAAGTAACCACTTTTTAAATGGTGAAGAATTCCTGGTTTTAGGTCATTTCGAAATTACTGAACCTGAAGATTCTTCTATTAAAGGTTTAAGAACTAAAGTAGCCGAAATTGATGACCTGGTTCATCCGATAATCGAAAAAATTGTTGCAGCGGGCAAAACTCCAATTGTAGTTGGTGGTGGTCATAACAATGCTTATGGCATGATTAAGGGTACTTCTTTAGCCCATAAAGGTCCAATTGATGTATTAAATGTAGATGCACATGCCGATTTAAGGGAATTAGAAGGTAGACATAGTGGAAATGGATTTTCTTACGCTTTAAAGGAAAATTACCTCAACCATTATCTGATGTATGGTCTGCATCAAAATTATAATAACGAGGCTATTTTAAGCCAGATCGAAAACAGTCCAAAATTAAAGGCTGTATTTTTTGATGATATTTTAATGGGGAGCGATATTAACAGCATTATTAGTGAAATAGGACCAGTTGCGGGTTTAGAGATCGATTTGGATTGTATCCAAAATGTGCTTTCGAGTGCCGAAACGCCCTCTGGATTTGAAGTTAACGATATTAGGAAACTGATTTTAACCCACGCTAAGAAATTTTCTTACCTGCATATATGTGAAGGTGCTACCAGGATGCTTGATGGAAGGGTGAGCAAGCTAACTTCTAAATTAATTGCTTATTTGGTAAGCGATTTCGTCAAAGCGCATATTTCTTAG
- a CDS encoding DUF3347 domain-containing protein, with protein sequence MKKIFGLVAIMTIATTAFTYAQSKTDVALNQALTAYYDVKNALATDKKDLAIEKVKVLSAKVNAVNHKDLPADQHKIFMEQAAIIKSKAAQLAGSNDIKTQRKAFEGISYAMIKTLKGLKFNSQTVYIQHCPMAKASWLNEKENIENPYYGSMMFDCGDVSETIKSN encoded by the coding sequence ATGAAAAAAATATTTGGATTAGTTGCCATCATGACAATTGCAACAACAGCTTTCACTTATGCACAAAGCAAAACAGATGTAGCCTTAAATCAGGCATTAACGGCTTATTACGATGTAAAAAATGCATTGGCAACCGATAAAAAAGATTTAGCCATCGAAAAAGTGAAAGTTTTATCGGCAAAAGTAAATGCCGTTAACCACAAAGATTTACCGGCCGATCAGCATAAAATATTTATGGAACAGGCTGCTATTATCAAAAGCAAAGCTGCTCAGCTTGCGGGTTCGAACGACATCAAAACACAAAGAAAGGCTTTTGAGGGAATTTCTTATGCCATGATCAAAACGTTGAAAGGCTTAAAATTTAACAGTCAAACCGTTTATATTCAACATTGCCCAATGGCGAAAGCGAGCTGGTTAAACGAAAAAGAAAACATCGAAAATCCATATTATGGAAGCATGATGTTTGATTGTGGCGACGTTTCTGAAACCATAAAATCTAACTAA